The Juglans microcarpa x Juglans regia isolate MS1-56 chromosome 2S, Jm3101_v1.0, whole genome shotgun sequence genome has a window encoding:
- the LOC121252700 gene encoding CLAVATA3/ESR (CLE)-related protein 25-like gives MVCGRRVFRALFGALVFVGVIWLSTVGIIANRANKTSTITARSTEIFRFWKLIGREKHTAHRYSDLNYVSRRRVPHGPDPIHNRRAGKTKRPPGRA, from the exons ATGGTGTGTGGCCGTAGGGTTTTCAGGGCTCTGTTTGGAGCTCTCGTATTCGTGGGCGTCATTTGGCTTTCGACGGTTGGAATCATAGCAAACCGTGCAAATAAAACATCGACTATAACGGCAAGGTCAACTGAAATCTTCAGGTTTTGGAAGCtgattgggagagagaagcaTACTGCTCATCGGTACTCCGATCTTAATTACGTGAGCAGGAGAAGAGTGCCCCATGGACCTGATCCCATTCACAACAG GAGAGCAGGGAAGACTAAACGGCCGCCTGGTAGAGCCTAA